The following coding sequences are from one Fimbriimonadia bacterium window:
- a CDS encoding molybdopterin-dependent oxidoreductase, whose amino-acid sequence MATRYRVPGRAKQEAPVGEERLVRTTDSPNCTGACGWLATVVNDDIVDLKPAADYPCADYNPRGCLRGQAMTHLIYGPDRIRTPLIRTGERGEGKWKTATWDEALDYIAERMIRIRDNYGPESMLLFNQVVGTSYVQKGAQIRMAALLGMSFATAYDFNGDISMGFTHTVGIDCVECETKSWAHAKYAILWSSNVFQTRIPDAKFLTQYAKQLNDCKIVCIDPRCSQTAKGADLWLPINPGTDGALALSMCQVLMQENLVDRDFLRTFTDCPTLIREDNGRRLRASDVGMGSDMEFMAWDEATDSLFKLPSETLRLPEGVRLSLAGTREVEVQGQKVRVTPVYQLLEDVIMRDEYTPENVARITDIPADTIRQVAREYATRRPSSIIIGMGINHRLHGDLTIRSVLLLSALVGAHGKPGESVSIYSGQHHFRIDVSGYWFPGGKRPNMVPMHYFVLGKPTGTINPKIKFPQHGFKALFVSHGNPLVTEFSEPMKRAIDNLDLFVTIDFSMSPTCEYSDVVLPAPTFWEKMDLVGTSCHPYLQIQQEVIPPRHQSRTELWIARELIRRVDASLLPMMEPDESEAIRILLATGGKECEGITLEQLREGPVRLRVPDPECGLDEQINEYKPFPPRAYPFPEGAQREFLKTGRMEFYKEEDVFQKLGETVPIYRPSFEHLPEEDQRLPFAIVTPHSKWRVHSTHSNNTALLNLNRGAVVEINPRDAAKKGIRDGDQVELFNNNGSYRLWALLTEGIKPGVLCVDHGWWDRYLGGGKYHSVHTHQKVKPTHENYYLPAVYAPGQHWKDTRVDIRRVD is encoded by the coding sequence ATGGCAACGCGGTATCGGGTACCCGGCCGAGCCAAGCAAGAAGCTCCGGTTGGGGAGGAGCGACTAGTTCGCACGACAGATAGCCCAAACTGTACGGGCGCGTGCGGCTGGCTCGCCACGGTGGTGAACGATGATATCGTCGACCTGAAGCCTGCGGCCGACTACCCCTGCGCCGACTACAATCCTCGAGGCTGCCTGCGTGGTCAGGCGATGACCCACCTAATCTACGGCCCCGATCGCATTCGCACTCCGCTTATCCGAACCGGTGAGCGTGGCGAGGGTAAGTGGAAGACCGCAACCTGGGACGAGGCGCTCGACTACATCGCCGAACGGATGATCCGCATCCGGGACAACTACGGCCCTGAGAGCATGCTGCTCTTCAACCAGGTCGTCGGCACCAGCTACGTGCAGAAGGGCGCGCAGATTCGCATGGCCGCGCTTCTCGGCATGTCCTTCGCCACCGCGTACGATTTCAATGGCGACATCTCGATGGGGTTCACTCACACGGTGGGGATCGATTGTGTGGAGTGCGAGACCAAGAGCTGGGCACACGCGAAGTACGCAATCCTCTGGTCCAGCAACGTTTTCCAGACCCGCATTCCAGACGCGAAGTTCTTGACCCAATATGCTAAGCAGCTCAACGACTGCAAGATAGTCTGCATTGACCCTCGGTGCAGTCAAACCGCGAAGGGCGCCGATCTGTGGCTACCCATCAACCCCGGCACCGACGGCGCCCTCGCGCTTTCCATGTGTCAAGTGCTGATGCAAGAGAACCTCGTGGACCGCGACTTTCTGCGCACATTCACCGATTGCCCCACACTTATCCGCGAGGATAACGGACGTCGCCTACGAGCCTCCGACGTCGGGATGGGGTCGGACATGGAGTTCATGGCTTGGGATGAAGCTACCGACTCGCTGTTCAAGCTGCCTTCGGAAACACTGCGGCTTCCCGAAGGTGTGCGCCTCTCCCTGGCCGGCACTCGTGAGGTCGAGGTGCAAGGCCAGAAGGTGCGTGTCACTCCGGTGTACCAGCTGCTCGAAGACGTGATCATGCGAGACGAATACACCCCGGAGAACGTGGCACGTATCACGGACATACCTGCCGACACGATCCGCCAGGTCGCGCGCGAGTATGCCACCCGAAGACCCAGCTCCATCATCATCGGGATGGGCATCAACCACCGCCTTCATGGGGACCTGACCATCCGCTCGGTGTTGCTGCTCTCCGCCTTGGTAGGTGCACACGGCAAGCCCGGCGAGTCGGTGTCCATCTACTCCGGCCAGCATCACTTCCGCATAGACGTCAGCGGCTACTGGTTCCCTGGGGGCAAGCGGCCCAACATGGTGCCGATGCACTACTTCGTGTTAGGGAAGCCTACGGGAACGATCAACCCGAAGATCAAGTTTCCCCAGCACGGGTTCAAGGCGCTGTTCGTATCGCACGGAAATCCTCTGGTTACGGAGTTCTCGGAACCGATGAAGCGTGCGATTGACAACCTGGACCTGTTTGTCACTATCGACTTCTCTATGTCACCTACGTGCGAGTACTCGGATGTCGTGCTGCCGGCACCGACGTTCTGGGAGAAGATGGATCTGGTGGGTACGAGCTGCCACCCGTACCTTCAGATTCAGCAAGAGGTGATACCACCTAGGCACCAGAGCCGCACCGAGCTGTGGATCGCGCGAGAGCTGATACGGCGCGTGGACGCCAGCCTGCTGCCGATGATGGAGCCCGACGAGAGTGAGGCGATTCGCATCCTGCTGGCCACGGGTGGCAAGGAGTGCGAGGGTATCACGCTCGAGCAACTCCGTGAGGGGCCGGTTAGGCTAAGAGTGCCGGATCCGGAGTGTGGTCTCGACGAGCAGATTAACGAGTACAAGCCTTTCCCACCGCGAGCCTATCCATTCCCGGAGGGGGCGCAACGCGAGTTCCTGAAGACCGGCCGCATGGAGTTCTATAAGGAGGAAGACGTCTTCCAGAAGCTGGGTGAGACGGTACCCATCTACCGCCCGTCCTTCGAACATCTGCCCGAGGAAGATCAGCGCCTGCCATTCGCTATCGTCACGCCTCACTCCAAGTGGCGCGTGCACTCGACGCACAGCAACAACACCGCTCTGCTCAACCTGAATCGTGGTGCCGTAGTCGAGATCAACCCACGAGACGCCGCAAAGAAAGGTATTCGTGATGGCGATCAGGTAGAGCTGTTCAACAACAACGGGTCATATCGGCTCTGGGCGTTGCTCACAGAAGGCATCAAGCCAGGTGTGCTGTGTGTGGATCATGGCTGGTGGGACCGTTACCTCGGCGGGGGCAAGTACCACAGCGTGCACACCCATCAGAAAGTGAAACCCACACACGAGAACTACTACCTGCCGGCGGTGTACGCACCCGGGCAACACTGGAAGGATACGCGTGTAGACATCCGGAGGGTGGACTGA
- a CDS encoding carbohydrate ABC transporter permease produces MRATISYLVMILLAVALLAPFAWMVVASLHPSKAALPSPAHLMPPDGNWHFENYVKVMTMPDIPFWRFLVNTSFVTVVVVIGQLFVSSLAAYGFSRMHFWGRDLLFFLFIATMMIPGQVTMIPVFILVRNFGWLDTYWALIVPGLSSAFAIFLLRQFFLGIPKELSEAARLDGCGDFGIYWWVALPLTKPALATLAAFSFVATWTDFFWPLLVTSSMEMRTLEVGLSVFKDSFGGTNWPLQMTAAVIVLIPVLIVFLFTQRFFTRGIALTGMK; encoded by the coding sequence ATGAGGGCGACCATCAGCTATCTTGTAATGATTCTGTTGGCGGTGGCGCTGCTGGCGCCATTCGCATGGATGGTGGTGGCATCGCTCCACCCTTCCAAGGCCGCTCTACCATCGCCGGCGCACTTGATGCCTCCGGACGGGAATTGGCACTTCGAGAACTACGTCAAAGTGATGACAATGCCGGATATTCCGTTCTGGCGGTTTCTGGTAAACACTTCGTTCGTGACCGTGGTAGTAGTCATCGGCCAGCTATTCGTCAGTTCGTTGGCGGCCTACGGGTTCTCGCGCATGCACTTCTGGGGCCGCGACCTGCTCTTCTTCCTGTTCATTGCCACCATGATGATCCCCGGGCAAGTGACCATGATCCCCGTGTTCATCCTCGTCCGAAACTTCGGCTGGCTGGACACGTATTGGGCACTGATTGTGCCGGGACTGTCGAGTGCGTTCGCTATCTTCCTTCTGCGCCAGTTCTTCCTCGGGATACCGAAAGAGCTCAGCGAAGCCGCACGCTTGGACGGATGTGGCGACTTCGGCATCTACTGGTGGGTAGCGCTGCCGCTCACCAAGCCGGCACTGGCAACGCTTGCGGCCTTCAGCTTCGTGGCCACATGGACCGACTTCTTCTGGCCATTACTCGTAACCAGCTCCATGGAAATGCGCACGTTAGAAGTAGGTCTGTCCGTCTTCAAGGACTCGTTTGGTGGCACCAACTGGCCACTGCAGATGACAGCGGCGGTCATCGTACTGATACCCGTGCTGATCGTGTTTCTGTTCACGCAGCGGTTTTTCACCCGCGGTATCGCGCTGACAGGCATGAAGTAG
- a CDS encoding sugar ABC transporter permease produces MGERPNWRGYLFILPAFAHLVVFALIPIVYAAILSLHRWNILKEGKPFVGLGNYLFLFQDAEFWNAVWNSARFALMSVPLGMLVALAVAILVNQKLRGVTLFRTIFYVPAISSGVAISMVWIWIYLPRNGLINFIAQLFGFSGTTDFLNDPTLAMPALVFMSIWVGLGPRMVLFIAGLAAIPQSFYEAAQVDGATRWSSFRHVTIPLLLPTTFFVLVTSTIAALQVFTPVYMMTKGGPLQTTDVVGYHIYNQAWRQFEMGMASAQSYILFALVLGITLLQFKFLSKRLQGFSIE; encoded by the coding sequence ATGGGCGAGAGGCCGAACTGGCGTGGGTACCTTTTCATTCTGCCCGCCTTCGCTCATTTGGTAGTATTCGCTCTCATCCCCATCGTGTATGCGGCTATCCTCAGCCTGCACCGATGGAACATCCTGAAGGAGGGAAAGCCGTTCGTCGGTCTAGGAAACTACCTTTTCCTCTTTCAGGATGCGGAGTTCTGGAATGCCGTGTGGAACTCGGCACGGTTCGCGCTCATGAGCGTACCGCTTGGCATGCTGGTTGCTCTGGCAGTTGCCATTCTGGTGAATCAGAAGCTGCGCGGCGTGACGCTGTTCCGAACCATCTTCTACGTCCCTGCCATCAGTTCCGGTGTCGCGATCTCCATGGTGTGGATATGGATCTACCTTCCACGCAACGGTCTCATCAATTTCATCGCCCAGCTCTTCGGCTTCTCCGGTACCACCGACTTCCTGAACGACCCCACGCTTGCCATGCCTGCGCTCGTGTTCATGAGCATTTGGGTCGGGCTGGGGCCGAGAATGGTGTTGTTCATCGCAGGGCTCGCGGCTATCCCTCAGTCGTTCTATGAGGCCGCGCAGGTAGACGGCGCCACACGTTGGTCGTCCTTTCGACACGTCACCATACCGCTGCTACTTCCGACCACGTTCTTCGTGCTCGTTACGAGCACGATCGCCGCGCTGCAGGTGTTCACTCCCGTATACATGATGACGAAAGGCGGTCCGCTACAGACGACGGACGTGGTGGGCTATCACATCTACAATCAGGCTTGGCGGCAGTTCGAGATGGGCATGGCGAGCGCTCAGTCCTACATCCTGTTCGCACTGGTGCTTGGTATCACGTTGCTGCAGTTCAAGTTTCTCAGCAAGCGACTTCAGGGGTTCAGCATCGAATGA
- a CDS encoding 4Fe-4S dicluster domain-containing protein, whose product MLIDLTRCIGCDTCTMACKQENGTPVDVFFARVLNIEAGEFPNVKRVYVPVLCNHCDNAPCLKSCPNKAIFRRPDGIVLIDQDRCRGTGACVTACPYGNIFLTQQDRWYLPDDEPYETRYVRPRLNENVARKCTYCAHRVDVGLEPACVVSCPTKARIFGDLEDPESEVSRYIVEQREATKREPFHLLPEAGTDPAGCYLATMCDQMPSMLGLEGAITVEEREGHETVSV is encoded by the coding sequence ATGCTCATCGATCTGACACGCTGCATCGGTTGCGACACGTGCACGATGGCGTGCAAGCAAGAGAACGGCACTCCGGTGGACGTGTTCTTCGCGCGCGTTCTGAACATCGAGGCGGGGGAGTTCCCGAACGTGAAACGCGTGTACGTTCCGGTGTTGTGCAATCACTGCGACAACGCGCCGTGCCTTAAGAGCTGTCCGAACAAGGCGATCTTCCGGCGTCCCGATGGCATCGTGTTGATCGATCAAGACCGCTGCCGCGGAACCGGCGCGTGTGTGACGGCTTGTCCGTACGGAAACATCTTCCTGACTCAACAAGACCGCTGGTACCTTCCGGACGATGAGCCGTACGAGACTCGCTATGTAAGACCCAGGCTGAACGAGAACGTGGCGCGCAAGTGCACCTACTGCGCGCACCGTGTGGACGTTGGCCTGGAACCCGCCTGTGTCGTGTCCTGCCCGACCAAGGCCCGCATCTTCGGAGACCTAGAGGACCCCGAAAGCGAAGTCTCGCGCTACATCGTCGAGCAGAGGGAGGCGACGAAGAGGGAGCCGTTCCACTTGCTGCCGGAAGCAGGCACCGACCCAGCAGGCTGCTACCTAGCTACCATGTGTGATCAGATGCCATCCATGCTCGGGCTGGAGGGAGCGATCACTGTGGAAGAGAGAGAGGGACATGAGACCGTTAGCGTGTAG
- a CDS encoding carboxymuconolactone decarboxylase family protein: protein MEKLPKRYTEFLKNYPEVGAAYTALGEAVANSGPLDAKTRELVKIGVSVGARMESAVRSHTRRALDAGATPEEVRHAALQATTTVGFPNMMAGLSWVDEVLAARAGEA from the coding sequence ATGGAGAAGTTGCCCAAGCGATACACGGAGTTCCTGAAGAACTACCCCGAGGTGGGCGCAGCGTACACCGCACTAGGCGAGGCGGTCGCAAACTCGGGGCCGTTGGATGCCAAGACGCGCGAGCTAGTAAAAATCGGCGTCTCGGTGGGTGCGCGGATGGAGAGTGCGGTCCGAAGCCACACGCGGAGAGCCCTGGACGCCGGCGCCACACCCGAGGAGGTCCGGCATGCCGCGCTTCAGGCCACTACTACCGTCGGTTTCCCTAACATGATGGCTGGCCTGAGCTGGGTAGACGAGGTACTCGCTGCCCGAGCCGGCGAGGCATAG
- a CDS encoding c-type cytochrome, giving the protein MRPLACSVAILAVLLATQAWSQLPKATDNDHYSTSNCMGCHGQSAMGGLGPPIAKTKLTFEQFHKTVREGKGMMPATTAVQASDAEVRAIYDELRNKPWRPELIPIAYKVGQFLSTRNVGIIFFVVFGVAFLLSIPVTLYWLKLASVGYLWPGIRRLGVARSAWIVLRSLVVDGLCVASLYRRNRFRWVMHGLIFYGFLGLLAADILMAIFNPARGTLPLYNPLKLLPIVSGLAVMLGMFYVQYRYRSDEFIDNGLTQGRDFLFVNLLFHTVLSGFLTVIIKRAGIADWVMTVYLYHLASVSLLVLTAPYTRFMHAWIVPLMIASTRLTENVAASGDLDFLREPSPGRHHKSLRIAEGVMRTLEPGTKAKVRLRYYP; this is encoded by the coding sequence ATGAGACCGTTAGCGTGTAGCGTTGCGATCTTAGCCGTTCTGCTTGCGACGCAGGCCTGGTCTCAGCTACCGAAGGCCACGGACAACGACCATTACTCCACGTCGAACTGCATGGGTTGTCATGGTCAGTCGGCAATGGGTGGACTGGGCCCCCCGATCGCCAAGACGAAACTGACATTCGAACAGTTCCACAAGACTGTGCGCGAAGGCAAGGGCATGATGCCTGCGACCACTGCCGTGCAGGCGTCCGACGCCGAGGTTCGAGCGATTTATGATGAACTGCGCAACAAGCCGTGGCGCCCGGAGCTGATCCCTATCGCGTACAAGGTTGGTCAGTTCCTCAGCACACGCAATGTGGGCATCATCTTCTTCGTGGTGTTCGGCGTCGCCTTCCTGCTTTCCATCCCCGTCACGCTCTACTGGCTTAAGCTGGCGTCTGTCGGTTATCTGTGGCCTGGCATCAGACGGTTAGGGGTCGCACGTTCTGCTTGGATCGTGTTGCGCTCACTTGTCGTGGACGGGCTATGCGTAGCGTCACTATATCGGAGGAACCGCTTCCGGTGGGTGATGCACGGTCTGATCTTCTACGGCTTCCTCGGTCTGCTGGCAGCCGACATTCTGATGGCGATCTTCAACCCGGCGCGTGGCACTCTGCCGCTCTATAACCCCCTGAAGCTTCTCCCCATCGTGTCCGGGCTCGCGGTGATGCTAGGCATGTTCTATGTGCAGTACCGCTACCGTTCCGATGAGTTCATTGACAACGGGTTGACGCAAGGTCGCGACTTCCTGTTCGTCAACCTTCTCTTCCACACGGTTCTGAGCGGCTTCCTGACAGTCATCATCAAGAGAGCCGGGATAGCCGATTGGGTGATGACGGTCTATCTATATCACCTAGCTTCGGTATCCCTGCTGGTGTTGACCGCTCCCTACACGCGGTTCATGCATGCCTGGATCGTGCCGCTGATGATCGCCTCCACACGCCTAACCGAGAACGTGGCAGCGTCCGGTGATCTGGATTTCCTTCGCGAACCCTCTCCCGGCAGGCACCACAAGTCGCTTCGGATCGCCGAGGGCGTGATGAGAACGCTGGAGCCGGGCACCAAAGCCAAGGTACGGCTCCGCTACTACCCATGA
- a CDS encoding sugar ABC transporter substrate-binding protein — protein sequence MPMRWAVLGFCLVAAAAILGGCLRGSGQDGGKIVLRVADWGGASDDDEFNRVNREVYAKFERMHPGVKLKIEHIPGSQEYVFKLLAQHVAGTAPDVVFLDASSSAAFINNGVVTDLTPLMRADPKFDPDIFFPNVYDIAKRGDKVYALPGNFTPMVVYYNKRVFREHGVPYPQEGWTWGDFLRTCKALSDPARDRYGFYFVNWMPGWITWIWQNGGDVLSPDGTRATGYLNGPRSVEAVQFFTDLVTKYRVAPTISESAATGTNLFQSGEAAMEISGHWAIVGYKAGETEKFRFADLGVVGLPRHRERVTVMYESGPAITRQCRHPKMAWEFIKYFSGAEVQDKLCGSGLAIAAVRSVAEARRDTSSLEPVFLNEIQYARAPWGAKVEGYAYVEDVGRDAIERIMIGKVPVQKALDDAARKIDHKLFGLAGR from the coding sequence TTGCCCATGCGCTGGGCGGTGTTAGGCTTCTGTCTTGTTGCTGCCGCCGCGATTCTGGGCGGCTGCCTTCGTGGATCGGGGCAGGACGGCGGGAAGATCGTGCTGCGAGTCGCCGACTGGGGTGGCGCGTCGGACGACGACGAGTTCAATCGCGTGAACCGCGAGGTGTACGCCAAGTTCGAGCGCATGCACCCTGGCGTCAAGCTCAAGATAGAACACATCCCCGGTTCACAAGAATACGTCTTCAAGTTATTGGCCCAGCACGTCGCGGGCACAGCGCCGGACGTGGTGTTTCTGGATGCGTCTTCCTCCGCCGCATTCATCAACAATGGCGTGGTGACAGACCTAACACCTCTCATGCGCGCGGACCCCAAGTTCGATCCCGACATCTTCTTCCCCAACGTATACGACATCGCGAAGAGGGGGGACAAGGTGTATGCGCTGCCGGGGAACTTCACACCGATGGTGGTGTACTACAACAAACGCGTGTTTCGCGAGCACGGCGTGCCCTATCCGCAGGAGGGTTGGACGTGGGGCGACTTCCTTCGGACCTGTAAGGCACTGAGCGATCCGGCCAGGGACCGCTATGGGTTCTACTTCGTCAACTGGATGCCTGGGTGGATCACTTGGATATGGCAGAACGGTGGAGACGTGCTCAGCCCAGACGGTACACGTGCGACGGGGTACCTCAATGGTCCGCGCAGCGTGGAGGCGGTGCAGTTCTTTACCGATCTCGTGACGAAGTACCGAGTAGCACCTACCATCTCGGAGAGCGCCGCGACAGGTACCAACCTCTTCCAGAGCGGCGAAGCGGCCATGGAGATCAGCGGGCACTGGGCCATCGTCGGCTACAAGGCCGGGGAGACGGAAAAGTTTCGGTTCGCAGACCTCGGCGTGGTAGGGCTGCCACGTCATCGCGAACGTGTGACCGTCATGTATGAATCCGGTCCTGCCATCACGCGCCAGTGCAGACACCCGAAGATGGCGTGGGAGTTCATCAAGTACTTCAGTGGAGCCGAAGTACAGGACAAGTTGTGCGGCAGTGGTCTCGCGATCGCTGCCGTGCGCTCCGTCGCAGAAGCGAGGCGCGACACTAGTTCCCTGGAACCGGTCTTCCTGAACGAGATTCAGTATGCACGTGCTCCGTGGGGCGCAAAGGTCGAAGGTTACGCATATGTGGAGGACGTCGGAAGAGATGCTATCGAGCGTATCATGATCGGCAAGGTACCCGTGCAGAAGGCACTCGACGATGCAGCGCGCAAGATCGACCACAAGCTGTTCGGGCTGGCAGGGCGCTGA
- a CDS encoding right-handed parallel beta-helix repeat-containing protein has protein sequence MLCLALAMLPLAAVVPTDGLVITQDTVLEPGTYLLKQGLTIAADNVTLDGAGATLIGYDDTGKGVSIEGRKSVTIENLKIERFRWGIYAKNADDLTIEGCSIHRTAELPPGGTFLNIWTPPENAYGGAIMIWKAKNGKVTRNQLQHQQNGILLYECEKMTISRNNASFNSGWGISLYETSDSVVENNTADFCIRVQERGSRAYHAGADATGLLMIMNSNRNKVIRNYFRGGGDGVFVAGFRAPDLKAPCNDNLFEDNDCSLSPNNAFEATFCEGNVFRNNKANNSNFGFWLGYSWKNTIEGNEIRGNRIAGIAIEHGNTTRIENNTIASNRDGVLLWSDGEAHFGAGWPEMIDSYTYTIMGNTFDANRIGVHGITGNGWWGQDAIVGKTACRDYTITQNTFSNNRTGVRLVGVADSTVSSNSFDARHEKSVEVLDSKNVKQEANSVTER, from the coding sequence ATGTTGTGCCTAGCGCTCGCCATGCTTCCGCTCGCTGCAGTCGTCCCCACCGACGGGCTTGTCATCACCCAGGACACCGTGCTCGAACCCGGTACCTACCTGCTGAAGCAGGGCCTCACGATCGCAGCCGACAACGTTACGCTGGACGGCGCGGGTGCAACCCTCATCGGCTACGACGACACTGGCAAGGGTGTCAGCATCGAAGGGCGCAAGAGCGTGACGATCGAGAACCTGAAGATCGAGCGCTTCCGTTGGGGCATCTACGCCAAGAACGCGGACGACCTGACCATCGAAGGCTGTTCCATACATCGCACCGCGGAGCTGCCGCCGGGCGGCACCTTCCTCAACATCTGGACTCCCCCCGAGAACGCATACGGCGGCGCCATTATGATATGGAAGGCCAAGAACGGCAAGGTGACACGCAATCAGCTACAGCATCAGCAGAATGGAATCCTGCTGTACGAGTGCGAGAAGATGACCATATCGCGTAATAACGCCTCGTTCAACAGCGGGTGGGGCATCAGCTTGTACGAGACGAGCGACAGCGTGGTAGAGAACAACACGGCGGATTTCTGCATCCGTGTGCAAGAACGCGGTTCCAGGGCGTATCACGCGGGCGCGGATGCCACCGGCCTTCTGATGATCATGAACAGCAACCGTAACAAGGTGATACGTAACTACTTCCGCGGCGGAGGCGACGGCGTGTTCGTGGCCGGGTTCCGCGCCCCCGACCTGAAGGCGCCCTGTAACGACAACCTCTTCGAGGACAACGATTGCTCGCTTAGTCCTAACAACGCCTTCGAAGCTACCTTCTGCGAGGGCAACGTGTTCCGCAACAACAAGGCGAACAACTCCAACTTCGGCTTCTGGCTAGGGTACTCGTGGAAGAACACCATCGAGGGAAACGAGATCCGTGGCAATCGTATTGCCGGCATCGCTATCGAACACGGCAACACCACTCGCATCGAGAATAACACGATAGCGTCGAACCGCGACGGGGTGCTGCTGTGGTCGGACGGCGAGGCGCACTTCGGCGCAGGATGGCCGGAGATGATCGACTCGTACACCTATACGATTATGGGCAACACGTTCGATGCGAATCGCATCGGCGTCCACGGCATCACCGGGAATGGGTGGTGGGGGCAGGATGCCATCGTGGGCAAAACGGCTTGTCGGGACTATACCATCACGCAGAACACCTTCTCGAACAATCGGACCGGTGTGCGGTTGGTGGGAGTGGCCGATAGCACCGTGTCGAGCAACTCCTTCGACGCGCGACACGAGAAGAGCGTGGAAGTACTGGATAGCAAGAACGTGAAGCAGGAAGCGAACTCGGTCACCGAGCGGTAG
- a CDS encoding cytochrome bc complex cytochrome b subunit, producing the protein MKTLTPERPVETRTEDLTPEAELRVARPGLKDWLDLRLGWWGFVRKNLDEPMPPGVGWWQTLGNLLLTLLVFQFVTGVALAMFYSPSPDHAHQSVKHLTENVSFGSFVRGLHVWGSTAIVIVTVLHTLRVFFWGSYKKPRELTWVVGVIIFNVILAFSFTGYLLPWDQKAYWATVVGTRIAATVPFIGDSLLHLIRGGPEVGALTLTRFYAIHIMLLPAALVFLVALHLYLVRRHHIAGPVMPQKGKPVAFYPTQLFKDAVVLLFGVGAVIALALALPPGLEAIADPTGTDFSPRPEWYFLGLYELLKIMPPGWEVVATVVVPGLVTIGMFFLPWLDRSESRHPARRQWVIVAGMLIILMIGLMTLKGLLETPPPGH; encoded by the coding sequence ATGAAGACCCTGACACCGGAACGACCGGTCGAAACGCGTACCGAAGACCTAACACCGGAAGCCGAGCTCCGCGTAGCGCGACCGGGCCTAAAGGACTGGCTCGACTTGCGCTTGGGTTGGTGGGGGTTCGTGCGCAAGAACCTGGACGAGCCCATGCCACCCGGAGTCGGGTGGTGGCAGACGCTGGGCAACTTGCTACTAACACTGCTCGTCTTCCAGTTCGTCACGGGTGTGGCACTCGCGATGTTCTACTCGCCCAGCCCCGACCATGCGCACCAGAGCGTAAAGCATCTGACCGAGAACGTATCCTTCGGGTCGTTCGTGCGGGGTCTGCACGTGTGGGGCTCGACGGCCATCGTTATCGTCACCGTGCTTCACACGCTTCGCGTCTTCTTCTGGGGATCTTATAAGAAGCCACGCGAGCTCACGTGGGTAGTAGGAGTGATCATCTTCAACGTGATCCTGGCATTCTCGTTCACTGGCTATCTGCTGCCGTGGGACCAGAAGGCGTACTGGGCCACGGTCGTGGGGACGAGGATTGCGGCCACTGTCCCGTTCATCGGCGATTCGCTCCTACATCTCATTCGCGGTGGTCCGGAAGTCGGTGCATTGACGCTGACACGTTTCTACGCGATCCACATCATGCTGCTACCCGCGGCGTTGGTGTTCCTGGTAGCGCTCCACCTATACCTGGTGCGGCGACATCACATCGCAGGGCCCGTCATGCCGCAGAAGGGCAAGCCCGTGGCGTTCTACCCCACGCAGCTATTCAAGGACGCAGTCGTTCTGCTGTTCGGCGTCGGGGCGGTCATCGCGCTTGCGCTAGCACTCCCACCTGGCCTGGAAGCTATCGCAGATCCGACCGGGACCGATTTCTCACCCAGACCCGAATGGTACTTCCTCGGGCTGTATGAGCTTCTGAAGATCATGCCACCGGGTTGGGAAGTGGTTGCAACCGTGGTAGTCCCTGGTCTGGTTACGATCGGCATGTTCTTCCTGCCTTGGCTGGACCGCTCGGAGTCGCGTCACCCGGCACGAAGGCAGTGGGTGATCGTGGCGGGCATGCTGATCATCCTGATGATCGGCCTAATGACGCTGAAGGGACTGCTGGAGACACCTCCGCCGGGGCACTAA
- a CDS encoding Rieske (2Fe-2S) protein, which produces MCAADHSRNGEAQQVEQPERRKLLGWAVGLINGALLLAVFGPVLGFVASPLRQRRSGKWIPIANAAEVPSGEMKEVTFSVRVEDGFMVADRKYTLYLRRDADGVIALDPACTHLGCRVRYQPEKNRFLCPCHGGVFDEAGKVVSGPPPRPLERAPVKVEDGRIWVYREA; this is translated from the coding sequence ATGTGCGCAGCCGATCATAGCAGGAACGGAGAAGCCCAACAGGTGGAGCAGCCCGAGCGGCGCAAACTGCTGGGTTGGGCCGTGGGCCTCATCAACGGAGCGTTGCTGCTCGCCGTCTTCGGGCCGGTCCTAGGCTTCGTGGCATCTCCCCTACGCCAGCGACGGAGTGGAAAGTGGATTCCCATCGCCAACGCCGCCGAGGTGCCGTCGGGCGAGATGAAGGAAGTCACGTTCAGCGTTCGTGTCGAGGATGGGTTCATGGTAGCCGACCGGAAGTACACACTCTACCTGCGTCGGGATGCCGACGGGGTGATTGCACTCGACCCGGCCTGCACACACCTCGGCTGCCGCGTTCGCTATCAGCCAGAGAAGAATAGGTTCCTCTGCCCGTGTCATGGCGGGGTGTTCGACGAGGCGGGCAAGGTCGTATCCGGTCCGCCCCCTAGGCCGCTCGAGCGTGCCCCCGTGAAGGTGGAGGACGGGCGGATATGGGTGTATAGGGAGGCGTAG